A single genomic interval of Argopecten irradians isolate NY chromosome 8, Ai_NY, whole genome shotgun sequence harbors:
- the LOC138330435 gene encoding apoptosis inhibitor 5-like, which produces MVTIEQLYKDFGVLADAKDKAGEHEKEYESILSAVSGGPSEKRLASQFIVRFFKYFPKLEHTAINALFDLCEDDDIMIRKQAIKDLPTICRAATEHVPKISEALAQLLQCDDATELSLVQSSLLSLLKINTKGTLQGLFTQIMGEDDTVREKAIKFLGTKVKTLPEENMDKDTEDYLVAECKKVLQDVTKDEFMCMMDILKSQKSMNTVVGRQQLVEIVTEQAELDQEFVAKEPDCVDKLMHCIKQAIPLFSKNVHSKAFVGYICDNVLPSLGELASPEEGVDAQLEMLKLFSEISEYTGDLDNLEDRVANVFNCLINYMPVPPAEENDGLSANEQPKFDFSFVECLMFAFHQIARKSPGFLTDEANAERLKDFRLRLQYFARGVQVYIKQLRQALQGKTGDVLKTDENKIKVVALKITSNINTLIKDLFHNPPSYKAILTLSWKPLVRQPQTTTQTTDASSAAAGQKRITPITFGSGDKSAKKVSKQDRSLYSPPSGKFSQRAGAFKEMTGNAQGFGGRGRGRGGRRGRGYNRQY; this is translated from the exons ATGGTGACAATAGAACAGCTCTACAAAGATTTTGGGGTTCTTGCAGACGCCAAGGATAAGGCAGGCGag CATGAAAAAGAGTATGAGTCTATTCTAAGTGCTGTGAGTGGAGGGCCATCAGAGAAGAGGCTGGCCTCACAGTTCATTGTCAGATTCTTCAAATACTTCCCAAAGCTGGAACATACTGCTATCAATGCTTTATTTGATTTGTGCGAAGATGATGATATAATG atCCGGAAACAAGCCATCAAAGACTTGCCAACCATATGTAGAGCAGCCACAGAACATGTTCCAAAGATCTCTGAGGCCCTGGCCCAGCTTCTTCAGTGTGATGATGCTACAGAGCTCAGTCTAGTGCAGTCCTCCCTCCTCAGTCTTCTCAAAATCAACACTAAAG GTACTCTGCAAGGTTTATTTACTCAAATAATGGGAGAAGATGATACAGTAAGAGAAAAGGCCATCAAATTTCTCGGTACCAAAGTAAAGACGCTACCTGAAGAAAACATGGACAAGGACACTGAAGATTATCTGGTTGCAGAAtgtaaaaag GTGCTACAAGATGTTACGAAGGATGAGTTTATGTGTATGATGGATATTCTGAAGAGCCAGAAATCGATGAATACAGTGGTGGGCCGACAACAGTTGGTGGAAATCGTGACAGAACAAGCAGAGCTTGACCAGGAATTTGTG GCCAAAGAACCAGATTGTGTAGACAAACTAATGCATTGTATAAAACAGGCCATCCCACTCTTCTCT aaAAATGTTCATTCTAAAGCATTTGTGGGCTACATTTGTGATAATGTGTTACCTTCGCTGGGAGAACTTGCTAGTCCTGAGGAGGGAGTGGACGCTCAGCTAGAAATGCTGAAGTTATTTTCAGAGATTTCAGAGTACACAGGGGATTTAGACAATTTGGAGGATCGAGTGGCCAACGTTTTCAATTGTTTAATT AATTACATGCCTGTACCACCAGCAGAGGAAAATGATGGACTATCAGCAAACGAACAACCAAAATTTGACTTTTCTTTTGTGGAGTGTCTGATGTTTGCTTTTCACCAAATTGCCAGAAAGTCACCAGGATTTTTGACAGATGAAGCCAATGCGGAGAGATTAAAAGATTTCAGATTGAG GTTACAGTATTTTGCTCGAGGGGTCCAGGTGTATATCAAACAACTAAGGCAAGCTTTACAGGGGAAAACTGGAGATGTGTTAAAGACTGACGAG AACAAGATTAAGGTGGTCGCCCTGAAAATCACCTCCAATATCAACACATTAATCAAAGACCTGTTTCACAACCCCCCGTCATACAAGGCCATCCTCACGTTGTCCTGGAAACCACTCGTG AGACAGCCCCAgacaacaacacaaacaacagaCGCCAGTTCTGCAGCCGCTGG ACAAAAGAGAATCACTCCCATCACATTTGGCTCAGGGGACAAATCTGCTAAAAAAGTTTCAAAACAAGACAGATCACTCTACTCACCGCCAAGTGGCAAGTTCAGTCAGCGTGCAGGAGCTTTTAAGGAAATGACAGGAAACGCACAAGGATTCG GAGGTCGAGGTAGGGGTCGAGGAGGGAGGCGTGGCAGAGGGTACAACCGACAGTACTGA